In Tiliqua scincoides isolate rTilSci1 chromosome 1, rTilSci1.hap2, whole genome shotgun sequence, the following are encoded in one genomic region:
- the PTP4A1 gene encoding protein tyrosine phosphatase type IVA 1 isoform X2 has protein sequence MARMNRPAPVEITYKNMRFLITHNPTNATLNKFIEELKKYGVTTVVRVCEATYDTAPVEKEGIQVLDWPFDDGAPPSIQIVDDWLNLLKVKFREEPGCCIAVHCVAGLGRAPVLVALALIECGMKYEDAVQFIRHDVEPLTASSFSIWRNIVPKCACVLKTQMVIETTVAFSKTKLPVLLLWK, from the exons ATGGCCCGAATGAACCGCCCAGCTCCTGTGGAAATTACTTACAAGAATATGAGATTCCTTATCACTCACAATCCTACCAATGCAACCTTAAACAAGTTCATAGAG GAACTTAAGAAGTACGGCGTTACCACAGTAGTAAGAGTCTGTGAAGCCACTTATGACACTGCTCCAGTTGAAAAAGAAGGTATTCAGGTTTTG GATTGGCCATTTGATGATGGAGCACCACCGTCTATCCAGATTGTTGATGATTGGCTAAACCTCCTGAAAGTTAAGTTTCGTGAAGAGCCTGGCTGTTGCATTGCTGTACACTGTGTTGCTGGTCTTGGAAG AGCACCTGTGTTGGTTGCCCTTGCACTCATTGAATGTGGAATGAAGTATGAGGATGCAGTGCAATTCATAAGACA CGACGTGGAGCCTTTAACAGCAAGCAGCTTCTCTATTTGGAGAAATATCGTCCCAAAATGCGCCTGCGTTTTAAAGACTCAAATGGTCATCGAAACAACTGTTGCATTCAGTAAAACCAAGCTGCCTGTGTTGCTGCTTTGGAAGTAG
- the PTP4A1 gene encoding protein tyrosine phosphatase type IVA 1 isoform X1, which translates to MARMNRPAPVEITYKNMRFLITHNPTNATLNKFIEELKKYGVTTVVRVCEATYDTAPVEKEGIQVLDWPFDDGAPPSIQIVDDWLNLLKVKFREEPGCCIAVHCVAGLGRAPVLVALALIECGMKYEDAVQFIRQKRRGAFNSKQLLYLEKYRPKMRLRFKDSNGHRNNCCIQ; encoded by the exons ATGGCCCGAATGAACCGCCCAGCTCCTGTGGAAATTACTTACAAGAATATGAGATTCCTTATCACTCACAATCCTACCAATGCAACCTTAAACAAGTTCATAGAG GAACTTAAGAAGTACGGCGTTACCACAGTAGTAAGAGTCTGTGAAGCCACTTATGACACTGCTCCAGTTGAAAAAGAAGGTATTCAGGTTTTG GATTGGCCATTTGATGATGGAGCACCACCGTCTATCCAGATTGTTGATGATTGGCTAAACCTCCTGAAAGTTAAGTTTCGTGAAGAGCCTGGCTGTTGCATTGCTGTACACTGTGTTGCTGGTCTTGGAAG AGCACCTGTGTTGGTTGCCCTTGCACTCATTGAATGTGGAATGAAGTATGAGGATGCAGTGCAATTCATAAGACA GAAGCGACGTGGAGCCTTTAACAGCAAGCAGCTTCTCTATTTGGAGAAATATCGTCCCAAAATGCGCCTGCGTTTTAAAGACTCAAATGGTCATCGAAACAACTGTTGCATTCAGTAA